Sequence from the Helianthus annuus cultivar XRQ/B chromosome 13, HanXRQr2.0-SUNRISE, whole genome shotgun sequence genome:
TTTTGAATCTATATTTCCTATCCTTTTCTCTACTAAAAAGGGTAAAATGTTCATTCTTATTTTTTTAAAGACTAACATTGAAAATTTAACGATTCCGTGCTTAAAAAGTACCAAACTGTCAAAACCGGTCTGTTTAAGCTCATCTAAAAACCGTAGTTACTTGTTCAGCCAAAAAATCCCTTCAAAACCAACCGAACCAGGCGTTGGTTTCTTAAATACTGCAGCAAAATTGTCAACATTCTGACAGCTACATTTACATAATACAACTACAGCAAACAAGTTAAAAGCATGATAACCCAACAGTCACATTAATCATCTAACTATTATATACATGAATTTCACTTCACCAAATGTACATCCTGAGGTTTCAATATGAACATCTATTGAATTCAAGCGGTTAGCTCAGCCTAGTCGCTAATTGGCTCAGCTTGGCAGATTACACGATACATGtacaacaaaaataataaaaaaaaaagaaaaatacaacAAAAGAAAAACAGCCAAGAAAAGTGGAGGTTAATCCTCCAGAACATGGGGCAAAAATCCTAATACATCTCACATTCAAACACAGTAGTAGGTTCTAAGTTAAATCACCACAGAAACATCAGCCACAACATAGTTTAAAGTTACATGATAATTTCAAACAAACTTTAATTGATAAAATCTGTAAATCAAGTCGCTcggattatcatcatcatcatcgtctaaaTCTGTAGGCTCAAACCCTAGGTCTGTTTCGCAACTCGCCGGTAAATCTCTGAACAGCTTAACTTCCCTACCAATGCAGAAAAAATATCAACAGCAGCataaaatataaatttatttCCCATCTATCAATGTTCAAATACAATTGGAACAACAAATGTTGGACTAAAAGTAGATTTTATATATCAGGAAAAAAAGTAAATGAAGAAATCATCtatagattagcaaatgaagtataGAGTTGGTAAATTACCTTTAACATAGATAACTCACATTCATCAACTTGATAAACAATTCAGAGATAATCCAACTGAGTGCAACAAAACCGCAATTGAGAAAGCTCGAGTTTCACAGATTTCAAGACGTGATTCCTTACAAAGTCGTACAACACCGCACAGTCATTCGGCGGTTACACGCCGCTTCTTCCCATAGTCAGCATCTCTAGATCTAGACCTATGTTCATCCTCTTGAGCCAACCTCGATTTCCCGTGCCCACGCGAGGACCGCCCCCGCTCCCACTCATCATCATATTCAGGTTCAACCTCTCTATACCTATGATGATCAGCATATCTGTCCCTTTCATCCCTGTGGCGGTCCCTACCACGCTCCCGGTCACGTGACCGTTCACGATCGCGGTCTCTGTCTCGGTCACGCGATCGTTCATGGTCCCGGTCACGTGATCGTTCACGGTCCCGCTCGTCTCGGTGCCTTCTTTCAGGCCACTCTTCTTCACGAACATCTTTTTCATATCCGACTTCACGGTCTCTATCGTCTCTATGTCTTCTATCTTTTTCTTTTGCCGGATTGGGCCAATCTCCTCGATCATGGCTACCTTCACCAAACTGTTGATCAGACACAGCTTCTTCACCGTAGCTCGACTCACCGACTCTGCCACCCTGCTCATCCCCGGCCCACCCGGGCATATTCGGATCGGACCACATTCCCATGTTCCCGTCCGCACCACTTCCTGGCATCATACCCATTCCGTTCATCGGCATTCCTCGCCCGAAAAACGCAGGGTTAACATGGGGTGCTAACCCGGGTAATGCAGGTGGGAAAGAAGGCATCATACCTGAAAACGGAGGTGTCGGTGCCCCGGGGAAACCACCGTACCCTCCCATTCGGCCCATTGGGCCGCCAAAAGACGGATCGAACCCTTGGCCCATCATCGACTGAGGATGCATCATAGGCGGTGGTCCAAATCCATTTCCGCCGTTCATCATACCACGCCCACCTCTACCAGGCCCGCGACCCGCCATACCTTGTGCGTTACCTCTACCCCAATTCCCTCTTCCGTACCCTCTGTTGTTGTCACTGCCACCTTGAAAGTTACCGCCAGCTGGCATATTGTTTCCGCCCGTTTTACCCGGAACATCTCCGGGTCCTCTCTTCCCTTGAGCCGCATTAGACTGGGCCATCTGTTGGTTTCTATTCACCTGTGCCTCTCCCATTCTTTTAACACTAAATGGAGAAGCGAATGCAACAACACAGGGACGGCCATTGAACACATGCCCGTTCATACCCTCTTTACAAGCTGCAGCAGCCGATGGATCATAAAACTCAACTTGACAATACCCTTTCGATTTCCCACTAGCTTTCTCGTCAAAGAACTTCACCTCCTTCACGTTACCGTACTTGCAAAGCTCAGACTCGAGCTCCGCATCCGTTGTCCACCAATTCAAATCTCCAACGAAAAGAATTGTCCCACCTCCCCCACCGCCCATGttcacaccaccaccaccgccgccaacgCCACCACCAACGTTCattccaccaccgccaccgccaccattACCATAAACATTCCCACCCGACCCGTTAACATTCCCACTACCAGCATTACCTAAACTACCCATATGAGTCTGCTGCTGTCCCATCCCTAAGTTTGGCATACTACTGTTATTATTAACCTCATTTCGACTCTCGGTTTCGCCTAATTTAACCACAGACTGCCCTATTTCAACTCTAGGTTCACCAAAAACATCATCTTTGCACCCTACCATCTCATGTTTTACTCCTAATTCAACTCTAGGCTCACTGAAAACCTCATTTTTACTCTCAAACTTCCTATCATCCACCACTGGGTGAATAACCGGTTCAACCGGCTCCTCAACTTGCTCATTTTTCTTAACAGACTGAAGAAAACCTTCACCAACATTAACATCATTATACAAATcctcataatcatcatcatcttcgcCTAAAAAACCCTCATCCACGACGGCGGAGATGGCTTCGTTCCGGTGGAACTGCTCGGTTGGATCTCCGCCGGCGTCGGTTTGATTCATACCTCCTAATTCTCCTAAATTTTCCtaaatttctagggtttttttCGGTTCTAGGGTTTTTTAGGGGTTCTAGGGTTTATGCGGATTAACACGAAGTTATTATTATCATCTATGAAATTGAAAGAGAATAAGAGAGTGAGATGTTACCAGAATGTTCAAGAACTTGAAAGCATTGGTTTGTGTGTAGAAGAGATGTGGATCGATTGAGGGTTTGATGGATAAAGAAAAACCCtagttttatttgatttttgaaaatgagGTGTTAAAAGAGTGTATTTATTGGCTTGGGTTCCTTCGAACGGTGAGTGAAGACGggttgtttttagtttttattcgGCTCGTAGTTAAATGAGGCGGTTTGGCTTGATTGAGTTTGAGCTTGGCTCGTGTAAAGTTTGAGATTAAAGATGAGAAATATCGAATTGAATATAGGGTAATGTATCGATATGGTATTGGTACTTATCGAACATATACGGTACGGTAATGAATTTTTGAGTTTAGCTTAATTTCAGTGTTAGTATTATGTGGTACAATACTAGTTCAGGATTATTAACAATATTGTACCATACCGGCAATGTTCTCAGACCCGGACCGGACCGGTCGGGCCGGGATCAGCTGCAAAAGCTAGGCCGGTTCA
This genomic interval carries:
- the LOC110898975 gene encoding cleavage and polyadenylation specificity factor subunit CG7185; amino-acid sequence: MNQTDAGGDPTEQFHRNEAISAVVDEGFLGEDDDDYEDLYNDVNVGEGFLQSVKKNEQVEEPVEPVIHPVVDDRKFESKNEVFSEPRVELGVKHEMVGCKDDVFGEPRVEIGQSVVKLGETESRNEVNNNSSMPNLGMGQQQTHMGSLGNAGSGNVNGSGGNVYGNGGGGGGGMNVGGGVGGGGGGVNMGGGGGGTILFVGDLNWWTTDAELESELCKYGNVKEVKFFDEKASGKSKGYCQVEFYDPSAAAACKEGMNGHVFNGRPCVVAFASPFSVKRMGEAQVNRNQQMAQSNAAQGKRGPGDVPGKTGGNNMPAGGNFQGGSDNNRGYGRGNWGRGNAQGMAGRGPGRGGRGMMNGGNGFGPPPMMHPQSMMGQGFDPSFGGPMGRMGGYGGFPGAPTPPFSGMMPSFPPALPGLAPHVNPAFFGRGMPMNGMGMMPGSGADGNMGMWSDPNMPGWAGDEQGGRVGESSYGEEAVSDQQFGEGSHDRGDWPNPAKEKDRRHRDDRDREVGYEKDVREEEWPERRHRDERDRERSRDRDHERSRDRDRDRDRERSRDRERGRDRHRDERDRYADHHRYREVEPEYDDEWERGRSSRGHGKSRLAQEDEHRSRSRDADYGKKRRVTAE